The Nitrospira sp. SG-bin1 sequence CAGAAGTCGTCGTCAATACGATTTTCGATTGTGTCCGTGACTCGCTGAAGAACGGCGATAAAACGGAGATTCGCGGATTCGGCAGTTTTCGATTGCGGGCCCGTCGGATGAAGGAAGGGCGGAATCCAAAGACCGGAGAAACGGTTGCGGTTCCGGCCAAGCGGGTCCCGTTTTTCAAAGCCGGCAAAGAGCTCAAAGAGTTGCTCAATCAATAGACCGCTCGTCTTGGAAGAGGGGATTTGATCCCATGTCAGAACCGTCACAGTCTGCAGCCATGGAAATCCGTTGGACCGATGGCGCACTCAGGCGAATGGAACGTGCACCGATGTTTTTGCGTGGCATGGTCCGGCGTTTGGCTGAAAAAAAAGCGCGTGAATTGGGGTATGAGCAAATCACCGAGGAAATTCTCGAGCAGTTCAAGGGGCAGATGATGGGGCGTCTGGGCGGTGAAGCCGGTATGGCTTCTGCCGCCGAAGAAATGGCCCAGGGCCGTCTTCCATGGACCGCCGCCGCCAAAGAGCGGTTGGAGACGGTTCCTGAGTTCATGCGCGGGATGATCAAGCAGATCGCAGAGGAAGTCGCCAAGGAACGGGGGCATCTCGAAGTGAATGTCGAGTTGTTCGAAAAAGTGGAAGCCCTTGGTGACTTCCATGAGGAGACCGGCCCTCCGATGGAATGGACCGATGATGCCGCGGCCCTGCTCCAGGACAAGTTGAAACAATCGCCACCCATCGCCCTGGAATTCGTGACCGACATGTTGAAACGCGATACGGAAGATCTCGCCAGAGCGAAACGGCTGACCCGCATTGATGCAGCGGTTCTACAGGATCTATGGGAAGCGCCTCAGGAACGAATCGCTTGGACCGACGAAGCCTGGAAACGGCTTCAGACATCTCCGGATTTCGTGCGCAGCGGGATCAGAAAAGCAGCCGAACGGCGAGCCCGAAAGCTGGGATTGAAAGAAATCGATTCAGGCCATTTGACGACGTTCCGGAATCAGGCCATGATGAAGGCCGTCAAGCGCATCCGCTCGTTCGGTTATCAGGAATTGACATTCGATGCGTTCGATACCGCCCTTCAGAAAACCAAGCGCCTGCAGGGCAATGATCAAGCCGAGAAACGCCTTCAGGAAATTCGCGGGCACTTTGCCGACCCTTTGACAAAGAAGCCGGAAGGCGGGACCCTGGGAGCCGAGCTCATGGATCGTTTTCGCAGGTACCTCAAAGGAGAGGGAACGCTCTGACAATCGAAGATCCCTTCTGCGTTTTCTTCAAGGTGCTTTCCAAGAGCGTCGTGCAAGCAGTGGAGCGTTACACTTAGTGTGTTTCCACCGCTTGAGGCCAGAACTTGTGTCGGATTTGGGGGAGTGGTTCGTTATCCAAGTTCGGAATGTCGTAGAGGCAACGATCGATCGTCGCAACTTCGTCTTCAGTCAATGGTAACGTTACTTTTTTCTTCCAGAATTGATCAAGCGTAAAGTAGTCTCCCGACTGAGGCTTCTGCGCAAGCAATTCCTGCATTTTTTTGAAGCCCGGTGTATCAACGCCGGGGATGCGCCCCTTGTTCCGATCATGACACCAGGTGAGAACTTCGGCAATCCCGTACATCGTAATATCAACGTTCACAATCTTGCTCATAACTTTCCTCCTAAAAGCGACGCCGCATCATAACGTAAGCGGAAGGCAAAATTCAAAGGCTGATGAGGGCCCGCTCGTAGATTGCGAGGGGAAAGATTGCCTCTGTATACTGGGGCTTGTGATTCTATCGGCATAGGCCATTGGTCCCAGCAGGGTTCGGTAGCGGAGACTGTGTGAATAATCGTATCGAGCGGAGATCGCGCACCGCGAGGCTGTGCCTTTCCGTACTATGGCTGTTTCTTCCGATCGGTCACGGTTTGTGGGCCTGTTCCAAGAGCGAACCCTATGATCCACCTGATCCATTTTATTACTTTGCCAGTTACAAGGTGGGTAAGAACCCCACCACCATTGTCACCGAAGACCTTAATCAGGACTCGTTCACCGATCTCATCACGACCAATATTGCCAGCAATACCCTCTCGATCTTGCTGGGCAATGGTGACGGGACGTTCAGGGACCAAGTTCAACTCCATGTGTGCCAGGAACCGCGTTCTCTCGTGATGAGTCACTTCAATCAGGATCGGCATGCGGATATGGCTTTGGCATGTTCCGGTGGCGACGAGGTGATGATTTTGCTTGGACATGGAGATGGGAAGTTTGAAGAGGGGCCGCGTTATCCGGTCCATCGGGCGCCGATTGGTTTGGCCGCCGATGATATCAACGGTGACCATCATGCCGATCTGGTTGTCGCGCTACGGAATGACAAGATCAAGGTCTTTCTGGGGAACGGGACCGGCGAATTCCGACATGGAACACAGTACGAACATGGAGACACTCCTACATCCGTGGCCCTGTCCGATCTCAACGGCGATGGAAGATTGGATCTGGTGGTGACGAATGGAGGACCGATGTCGAATGCCGTTTCGATTTGGCTCGGGAACGGGGACGGCACCTTTCGTGATCCCAAAGACTATTCGACGGGCCGGCGGCCTCTCGGTGTGAGCTTTGCGGACTTTAATAATGATCATCATCGGGATCTATTGGTCATCAATGGAGAAAAAGATAGCTTCACGACGTTTCTCGGAAACGGCAATGCGACGTTTCGGCCCGGTAAGGATTCCGGGGCCGATGCTGGTCCCAACTTTGGGTTGGCGCGGGACTTCAATGGCGACCGGTTAGAGGATGTCGCCATCGTCAATCTCCAATCGAATGATCTGTCGATCTTGTTTGGAAAGGGTGATGGGACCTTTCACTATCCGCCGAGGAATTACCGCACGAAAGCCGGCCCGTTTGCCCTTTCATCATTTCGTGTCACCACCTCCGGACTGGAAGAACCCGGACTCGCCATCGCGGACAACGGAAGCGGCAGTGTCTCGATCTTCCTCCACCGTGGACTCAAACCCATTCCGAAGTTGGAGGCAAGAGAATAGGACGCGGGCAATCGCCGCCCATTCTTGACAGCCTGGAGGGCCTTCGCTAGAGTGGCCAGGGGCTAGGCCTGCGCGCAAATTTTGAGCATGACATGGCACTTCGATCCTTTGCATGGTGGTTCATGATCGGGGCTCTGCTGACCCTCTCCGTCCTCATGGTCCAGGGCGGAGTCCGCGACTTGTGGGAAGGCACGCAACCCTCTGGCGGGACGAATGTTTTCGTGTATTTTGGCACGACCCTCATCGGTGGTGGCTTGCTCGCTGGGTGCGTGGCGTTAATCATGAATCGCCTTCGGTAACCGGAGAGAACAGGACATGTATGCAGTGTCTCAAGTGCAAAGGGTTCATGTTGGTGGAACGCCACTATACCCTGGTCAACAGGCGGATATACGCTCGATGCCTCAATTGCGGGTTCTGGATTGATCTGGCCGACCTCCTCCGGTTTTTTCATAAAGTGATTGATAGTGGGCGGAAAGGTGATAAAGTGCGTGAATCGTTCATCTTTTAAACGAGGCGGCCGTTTGTGGCACGATGCGACCATGATCCCCTCGGTGATCACAGGCAAATCTTGGACAGTACCTTCCCTCGCTATACGCTTGTTTCAGTCATCGCTCTTTTCGTGATCGTGTTTTTCGTAGGCCCTGCTTCGGGGATGGAGAAGCAATCCCGGAACCCGGCTCACCATCCTGTCCGGTATGCCCCGCAACCCTTCCCGTGGAAACGAATCCCGGCGCACAGTATTCTTCTGAAAGAGTTGCGATCGGGCCGTATCCTGTTCGAGCACGAGGTCGAGAAACGCCTTTCGCCGGCCAGTCTCACCAAGATTATGTCGGCGCTGATCGTTCTTGAAAAAGGCCGCCTCGATGATTTGGTCACGGTGAGCAAGAATGCGGCAAGGGCTCCCAAAACTCACCTGAGGTTGAAAGTAGGGGAAGTGTTCCGCCTCGGCGATTTACTCAAGGCGATGATGATGGTGTCGGCCAATGACGCCTGCTTGGCGGCAGTCGAGCACGTCGGCGGAGACGAAGAGCAGTTCGTCATGTTGATGAACAGCAAGGCTGTTGCACTCGGGTTGTCAGACACCCACTTCAGCAATGGGTGCGGTTTCGACGGTCCCGACCATTACTCGACGGCTGAAGATCTCGCGACGTTGAGTGAAGTGGCGATGCGGAACATGGTGTTCCGAGACCTCGTGAAAGAGGAACGCGAGATTATCACACCAGTCAGCGGCTATCGCGCGTATGTTCTCCACAACACGAATCGTTTGCTCGGACGCATCCCCGGCGTGGAAGGGGTGAAAACCGGATTCACTTCAAAAGCAGGCCGCTGCTTGATCGCCAAAGTCTCCCAAAACGGGAGCGATTTGCTGCTCGTGATCCTGAACTCGAACCGTCGGTGGAATACCGCAAAGAGCTTGATCGACTATGGGTTCCGTCTCACGAATACCGTCCCCTAGCAGCCTCCTCTTATTCCTCACATAGTGTAAAGGATAACGTACGGAACTGGTTGGCATGTCGATTGTGGACGTCGCTGGTTCGCTATTTGGATGCGAGCACTATCGCTGGGCAGTCGAGAGGAGATTTCTCCGCGTCGAATCAAACGACCGGTTCGGCTCTGCGGACTTGAAGATGTGGGTTTCTGCCTTCTTTGGCACAGCTTCCGATTGGTGACACGACTGGGATGGACTATCGTGGAGCGGCAAACTCGATGTTGATGTCCTTGCCAAGATAATTTACCTGGAAGCCTTGCTTGTCGTACGCCATGACGGCGCCCATCACGTTTTCGTCTCCATACTCTTCGCGGCCTAACAACTTTCGGATGTCCTCCGGACTCTCGCTATTGAGCACGTTGCGAAAGATACCTCTGGTCTTGTACGCGAACCGGTTATTGATGAACAGGAGGTCGACCTTGCCGTCTTGAATACGCACTCCGGCCATTGGACCGGTGGGTTTTCGCTGATCGAGCAGGAAGATGAACGTCGCTTCCTGTTCGGCCTTGATTCCGGAAATCTTTTCGTTCACGAGCGTTTCAACGGCCTTGGATTCCGAGTCGCCAAGTTTGACGCCGAACAGCGAGACGTCAGCGCTCGAAAAGGCCGTCGGCTCCATGACATCGTTCTTGCTTAATTCATACGGCTCGGCGTGGGCTGAACCGAGCACTGCCAGGACACTCGCCAGTAGGATGATGGCCATCCATGCTCCAGGTTCATTTGTCATGGCGTTTAGCGTTTCTTTCTTAAGGGTCCGGGATTCGATAAAGAAGGGTTCTGGTGGATTTTGGAAGGCATGGGGGACATTGTAGCCAACATGTCGCTAGACCTGCAAGGAACGCGATACATGAAAGGCCGCTGGAGGGGATTTGTTGGATGGATATCTATCTTGGCATCACGATTGCGGCTTGGCGTCCAGCAACATCGCCCCAAGTTCACGAAGTCGGTAAAAGTAGATCTGGGACTGAGGGTCCAGTCCTTCTGTCAGTTCATCGAGATCGCCTAAACAGTCTTTCACGATGGCAATCCGTTGGTCATCGAGGCCATCGGAACTATCGAGGTAGTAGACCACACAGCCGCTGATGACCGTATCGATCGTCATCAATTGTCCCTGGTGCGGGCTCGAAAACCGAGGCCAACCGTCGGCACAATGCTGTTCCCACGCAGTAGTGATCATGTTTCGATCCACGAGTACTCCTCCTCTTCTCTATGGGGCACGCCAGCACCCTAGCGTACGTAAGAGCGGAGGGGCAAGTATCCAATCAAGAGGACCCGAGGGAACAGTGTGGGAAGTCACAGGTCAGGGATACAATCCACGCTGGAGATGCGCCTGGGCCACTTGGTCAATCCCGCTCATGAGCGCCGCCATGCGCATGGACACCCCGCGCGCAGTCGAAAAATGGAGTGTCCGTTGAAAGGCGGATGTGATGATGTCTTGCAGACGATGCTGAATGTCTGTCGCGCTCCAGAAAAAGCGCTGAAGGTCTTGCACCCATTCGAAGTACGAGACGATGACCCCCCCGGAATTCGCAAGGATGTCGGGGATGACGAATATGCCTTTGTCGGCGAGGATGCGGTCGGCTTCCAGCGTTGTCGGCCCGTTCGCACCTTCGGATAGTATCCGACACCGTAAGGAATGGGCGTTCTTGCTTGTGATCTGTTCCGAGAGAGCAGCAGGCACCAGGACAGTGCAGTCCAGTTGAAGCAATTCTTCATTCGTGATCGCCTCCCCAAGCCTGGTGTCATGCAGCGGTTCACCGGGGGTGCGCCGAAGGAGCTGTGCGATATCCAACCCCTTGTCGTTGTAGAGACCGCCATTGACATCACTGACGGCGATCACCCGTGCCCCCTGTTGTTGCATGATGCGGGCGGTGTGTGAACCGACATTTCCAAATCCTTGGATCGCCACGGTGGCATTTTCCATTGGCAACCTAAGGTGGCGAAGCGCTTCTTGGGTCACATACACGACTCCGCGTCCCGTCGCTTCTTCTCGGCCTAAGCTCCCCCCGATCGAAATCGGTTTGCCGGTGACCACTCCGGGAACAGCGAAGCCGACTTGTTGGCTGTACGTGTCCATCATCCAGGCCATGATCTGGGCGTCGGTTCCCACGTCCGGGGCCGGTACATCCTTGTCCGGACCGATCAGTGGGAAAATCTCGGCGACGTATCGCCGTGTCAGCCGCTGTAACTCGGCGGGTGACAGCCGCCGCGGCGCTACTGCGACTCCGCCTTTCGCGCCTCCATAAGGCAAGCCGGCCAACGCGCATTTCCACGTCATCCACATCGCAAGGGCGGCCACCTCACCAAGATTCACGTCGGGATGGTAACGCACGCCTCCCTTGGAGGGGCCGCGTGATGAATCATGTTGAACCCGGTAGCCGGTAAAGACTTCCACGTGCCCATCGTCCATCCGAACTGGAACGCTCACGACGAGAGACCGCTGGGGAAGTTTCAGCCGTTCGCGAAGGTTCGGGTCGAGGTTCATGGCCTCCGCCGCCTGATCGAACTGAGCCACTGCTAGGCGGAAAGTCGGTGTGTCAAGTTCCTGCATAAGGCTCCCCTGAACAAACGCCCGCCATCGCCGTACCCTGACGCGTCATGCAGCCGTTGATCGGTTGCAGGTGAACACCGCCGCAAAGGCCAGAGCAAGGCACTGTTTGACCTCCTCAACCGGAACTGCTGTTTGGCGTACTGCCGCCATGGATGTCACACGGCAATCAGGAAATCCGCAGGGATGGATCCGTTGGAACGGCGTGAGATCCAAATCGACATTCAAGGCGAACCCGTGCAATGTCACGCCGTGCTCGATTCGTATTCCCACGAAGGCGATTTTTTGAAGCTCAGGTCGCAGGATCCACACACCTGGCTTGCCCGTGATGCGAGAGCCGGCAATGTCCCAATGGGCGAGCGTCTGAATGATCACCTCTTCCAGCAACCAGACCAATTGCTTGGGCCCGGCAGCATGGCGATCAAGCTTGAGCACGGGGTAGACGACAATCTGTCCGGGGCCGTGAAAGGTCACCGATCCGCCACGATTGACGTGATGCAGTTCGGCTCCATCCTCGCATAACGCGGATTCACTACCTCCCCAATCTGACGGCTTGGTGCGACGTCCGAGCGTATAGACGGGTGGATGTTCAAGAATCAGAACCGTGTCCGGCCGGCGATTGAGGAGACGTTCCCCATGCAAGCGAGACTGTATTTCCCAGGCTACGAGATAAGGGACCGGTTCTGGAAAGAAACGAATCGCATCCGTCTGAATGTGGAGAAATTCCAAGTGTGGGGACGTCGCGGTATTCGCGTCGATCACGGGATTACACGCTCAAGGGGACAGATCCATCCATCAAGATGGCTAACGTCCATCAGGATCAATTCCAAAGGTCGCGGTCGTGGAGAAGCACAAGCCCGCATGGTTTGGATATTGTTGCATACTTCACCGACAGAGGAAAGCCGGGTTACGAGAGGAACGGTATTCCCCCCGCAACCCGGTATATTCGGTAACTACTTGATGGCGGCGAAAAGCTCCTTGATCGCAGGA is a genomic window containing:
- a CDS encoding integration host factor subunit beta produces the protein MTKAQIIEKVSEQVTTLTKRQAEVVVNTIFDCVRDSLKNGDKTEIRGFGSFRLRARRMKEGRNPKTGETVAVPAKRVPFFKAGKELKELLNQ
- a CDS encoding glutamate dehydrogenase gives rise to the protein MQELDTPTFRLAVAQFDQAAEAMNLDPNLRERLKLPQRSLVVSVPVRMDDGHVEVFTGYRVQHDSSRGPSKGGVRYHPDVNLGEVAALAMWMTWKCALAGLPYGGAKGGVAVAPRRLSPAELQRLTRRYVAEIFPLIGPDKDVPAPDVGTDAQIMAWMMDTYSQQVGFAVPGVVTGKPISIGGSLGREEATGRGVVYVTQEALRHLRLPMENATVAIQGFGNVGSHTARIMQQQGARVIAVSDVNGGLYNDKGLDIAQLLRRTPGEPLHDTRLGEAITNEELLQLDCTVLVPAALSEQITSKNAHSLRCRILSEGANGPTTLEADRILADKGIFVIPDILANSGGVIVSYFEWVQDLQRFFWSATDIQHRLQDIITSAFQRTLHFSTARGVSMRMAALMSGIDQVAQAHLQRGLYP